A region of Spodoptera frugiperda isolate SF20-4 chromosome 26, AGI-APGP_CSIRO_Sfru_2.0, whole genome shotgun sequence DNA encodes the following proteins:
- the LOC118264365 gene encoding uncharacterized protein LOC118264365 produces the protein MVDTTAAPTAAATAYTRAAVIPPLEVADPVDPYQDRAVDSPADEELISVQWPDESYLRHRNVHLAVSLLTFVALSALSMLWFLTEYNIVKSYVNLVRIKLWSI, from the exons ATGGTGGATACTACGGCGGCGCCCACAGCGGCGGCTACTGCTTATACTCGTGCGGCTGTAATCCCTCCATTGGAGGTTGCGGACCCTGTGGACCCTTACCAGGACCGTGCTGTGGACTCTCCTGCTGATGAG GAGCTGATCTCAGTGCAGTGGCCGGACGAGAGCTACCTGCGGCACAGGAACGTGCACCTGGCCGTGTCCCTGCTGACGTTCGTGGCCCTCTCCGCCCTCAGCATGCTGTGGTTCCTCACCGAGTACAATATTGTCAAATCATACGTGAATCTTGTGCGAATAAAATTATGGTCCATATAA